Within Xiphias gladius isolate SHS-SW01 ecotype Sanya breed wild chromosome 14, ASM1685928v1, whole genome shotgun sequence, the genomic segment ATGTGCCCATGAAGTTAGTTTAAActtgtacatacagtagtttaaaataaaaaataaaaatgcaatatcTGTTGTACTCACTTGCTTTGTCGTCCGTTTCTCTCTTCATTAATCTAGTAGAGGAATGAGGTGGTTGGTTGTGTTGGCTCTGGTGCATTCCTGGACGGATACGGATATAATTGGCTGGATTTTGTTCGGGTCTGTTCTGGACCAAACTCTCCTGTGAAACCGTGGCTTTGGTGCCGATGGTAGTTGGCGGGGGTTTTGTGGATGGAGGCTCCTCAACACGATGGGAGATATTGCAGCTTCTACATGTCCGGTCATTCCCATCAACTGACTGCCATCTGGACAAGACgggaatttttaaaaacatacacgGAACTCCCGTCTGGTGAATGTTGTCAATAGAAATACAGCAGATATGATGTATTGTACCTTAAACAGAggcaaacattttcagatgatATGGCATTCAAGAAAGACAACTTTACTAATTTTGAGATAATACTGTGACACTATACTGACCATGCTGACTATAAAACTGCTTCATCATTAGTATAATACCTGTTCTCAATTAAAGAGCAGGCCCTGTTTTGTGAGCTGACACTTGACGTGATGAGAACAGCCTTCACATAGCAGGTTATGTAGACCTATGGTAGAGATATTAGTGAGAAATACAATCAAACTCCTCTTTCAGTCTCATGTATACTGAACAGGACAACGTAACAAATGCAAGTCTTACGCTGGCATGCACTTTTTACAATGAACCTTTGAAAAAGACAACTGACCTGGTTGCTGGGCTCCTGGTAAAACCTGAAAGCATCCAGCTGAAATCTCAGCTTGTGCTCCTCATCTCTCGGTAGGAAATGGGAGCTGGAGTTCGTCAGGTAAGCATCAGCAAGACATCTGTTATAGCAGCAAAGTGTTAGGAAGCACTtcccaaatgaaaaaaaactagaatgatagattttccattttatggtGGCAGGATGGAACTATTTAAGATGTGGTTTTGGCGCTCACCCATTATGCTCAATAAAGTCATATCTTAAGGTACCCTCTGCATCAGGAGTTGCTGTGGCAACACAGTGGTCAACATAGACTCGCAGGGGCATGTGGTTAGCAATGATGGTGGAGACTTCAAAATGAATGGGGTCACCCAGGTAATACGAATAAGATCCCTTCTCAAACTGCCAGTCATCTAcaaagatgatgaaaataaaaacatcaataaatatttataaaatgaaaaaccaacagGCACCTTCAAAGCGAAGCATTACTAATACAAATGTTGCATAAGACTCCTCTGAAGATGCATGAGAGTAGAGGAAAGATGCTCTATCGCTGCCATCCTTTTAATACCAGTCATGAGTCGCAGACTGAAATCTATTTGGTCCTCAGCTGAGGTCCTGGAGACAAAAGGAACCCAGGTGGGATGCAGAGAAATGCTATCCACCGCATACTCCCTGAAAATAGAAAACCCGttgtattatttcaatatttactcTTAGCCCTGTTTAGTTTTCCGAGGGGACTGAACGCAAGAATAATCGtatcaataatttaaagaaGCTGCATCTTACACTGCACACAAACTACTGGGTCAGGAAGTGCACAGCTTACTTTTCATAATGGCATTCAACAGGAATGGTTGCTCCATCCAATCTAAGCAAGCCATCAGATGAAGCTTCAGGTGAGTAGACCAGAACATTGGAATAGATGATCTTCTCCCCTGTCGACTGGAAAACAATTTTGTCAGTTCTTCAGCATGTTCTTGACAAGGCAGAGGTTAACTAACCGAACACAGAGAGGTAGTCGTTTTAAGGGCGTATGAGGAGTCAGCAACACTTGCTGAAACCAACTGTCTAGACCTACACGGGCAGCTGAAACAACAGTGACGACTTTCTAAACACTCCACCTACGGTCGAGCCGCCACTTAAAAACAACGCGATGCTCACTGAGAGTGTAGTGCCACAGTCCATCAGGTGGGCCCGGAGGGTGAATTCCGCCTCCCCCGACGGGACTGATCCGCACGAACTCTCCTCGGCTACTGGATCCGAGCCCAGGCGAAGATGTCTGCCGTCCACCTGGAGGCCTGTATCAAACATGTCCGCCTGCACCACGACCTCCACCGAGTCTGGGTGGCACCGGACCACGACAGGCCGAGGCCGAGGCCGAGGCGGCGCTCCGAGCTCGGCGCCCTGCTGCTGTCTGACCGCGGACCCTTTGGGCTGGATGTCACCGTGGGTCCTGGTCGGGGCGTGGGCGTT encodes:
- the zp3b gene encoding zona pellucida sperm-binding protein 3b — its product is MARNLQRTSSWWIIVLLSVSTLAESRLTHGRGSGAANAHAPTRTHGDIQPKGSAVRQQQGAELGAPPRPRPRPVVVRCHPDSVEVVVQADMFDTGLQVDGRHLRLGSDPVAEESSCGSVPSGEAEFTLRAHLMDCGTTLSSTGEKIIYSNVLVYSPEASSDGLLRLDGATIPVECHYEKEYAVDSISLHPTWVPFVSRTSAEDQIDFSLRLMTDDWQFEKGSYSYYLGDPIHFEVSTIIANHMPLRVYVDHCVATATPDAEGTLRYDFIEHNGCLADAYLTNSSSHFLPRDEEHKLRFQLDAFRFYQEPSNQVYITCYVKAVLITSSVSSQNRACSLIENRWQSVDGNDRTCRSCNISHRVEEPPSTKPPPTTIGTKATVSQESLVQNRPEQNPANYIRIRPGMHQSQHNQPPHSSTRLMKRETDDKARKTMQLGPLNVLPSSKFLTRPSDSKMVLSSKNKTT